Within Pelotomaculum schinkii, the genomic segment CGTCCTCCCGGCACCAACCTGATGCTGGAGCAGCAGCAGGAAGATACCGGTTCAGCTTCAGCCCTGATGAGCTGCGTCAGCCTTTTGATGGGCAGTGTCGGGATGCTTCTGATTTCTTATGACTGGAGCAACATCATTTTAGCCCTGGGTATCTTGAATCTCATTGTCGGGCTGACTTGCGGAGTACTCTGGTTGTTGATTTCAAAAAGATCTTTTATTAAACAAGTCCCCCAGATGCAATTGCTGCAGCAACATCAAGCGAAACACAAAACAACGATTGCAGACCAGTAGAACGCATCCTAGATGACCTTGGTATTTAATGGCATTCATCAGCATTTCCACACTGAGTAGCTGTACCCAATAATAAAATTATTAAATTAATTCCAATTTTGCACTTCTACAATGTTCCCTTCGGGATCCCTTGCATAAGCAATAGTCAAAACACCGACACCCGATATTTTTATTTTAGCAATCTCACCTAACATGCTGCCACCGTTTTTTAATAGTTTATCGCAGATCAACCTGATATCCTCGACCAGGAAAGCTATATGGGCAAACCCTGGTTTATTAATAGAAGTTGCCTCATTTCTTTCAATTTGCTTGTTATAGGTAAATATTTCCAAAGTCGGACCATCCACATATCCAGGTAAGCGTAAATGCACACCCCTTACGCGGGCACTTTTTAAGTTTGTAATCTGATCGAACCATGCCCCGCCAAAATCCCGTTCTGGATATACGGGTTCACACCCAAAAACATTAATATAAAACTGAGCTAGCTTTTGCCAATCTTTTGCAACGATATTCGTATGGGCAAACTTTACATCCACGTCAAATCCTCCCTATTAAGTATTTAATCAAAAGATTACAAAAACACTTGATCAATGGTTTGGCATTATTGAAACTTGATTACTCGGCGCCTTGTTGCCAGAGTTGCCAGGTGAAAAAACCTAATAGATATGAAAAAGATGTAACTAAGTATCTAATACATATATTACACTAAAAGGGGCTTAACCTTAAATAGGCAGAAATGTTAATCACCAAAAAAACACACAAGTTCGGTGAAACCCCAATCATGTATACTTAGATGGCTGTGAGCGTCAATAATCCCCACCATGCAGGCCGGGTGGGGATTTAAATAGTCCTATTTAATTATTCGACAGATACTTGCTTTTTTCCTTTGAGGTTTTTTCAGAGACTCTACTAAACCACAACGATTATAGTTTAGTTTACAGACTTAAGACAGATTTCAATAACTCCCTAAAATGAGATCTTGTCAAAATTTCTAAACTCAAAGGTGATTTGGAAATAACTTGTTTCCAAATTCCATCAATATCCCTAATAAAACATATATTGCATTTATTTGTTTTCATTTCGATTTTTCCGGTTGTCCCCACAGCAAACCTTTCTTTTGGTATGAAATCAATTTCATACTCACCTGTTTTCAGCTTAAATATCTTGGATTTATAGTTAACCAAATTTTTTTTATTTATTGTTAAAACCTCATACGACGTTGATATTATTTTTTCTTCAATTAAATCTGAAAGCCAATCTTCAAGACGTTCAAAGAATGCTTTTATTACCAAAGGACATAGTTCTTTAATAGCAATTACCTTTTCTTTTCCTTCTTTCTGCAACTGTTTCTTTTTCCTTAAAAAAATAGCTAAATCATCATCCATCTTATCCATCACCTCTTAAATTCGCTGAAACAAATTTCTTGAAGTTCTAGTTAAAATCTTTATTATAAGCCGTGTGGGCTTGTGGATTCAATTTTGTTACGTTTTGAAAACATACTTATTAGTAAAATTGCCAAGAAGCTGGCTAACAGGCCTACATATAGAGGGTCCAGCCCTTTTGGAAAAGCGAAGTGCCATATTAGGTCCACCAGTGGGCCTATCAGTGCAGCTGCGATTCCAGCCGGCGGCGTTACATGATGGGGGAAGAACGCCGCCCCCAGCAATGGGAAAAGCACAGCGCAACCTCTGAGACCCATGGATAAAAAGCTCCAACCCATTATCATAGACTTTAAACTGCCGGCAACAAAAAAGATTGCAAGAACACTTATAACAAAGATTAATATACGTTGTACTTTCAATACCTCTTGGTCACCAGCATGAACTCGAATAAACCGTTTATAGATATCCTTGGTAAGCATGGTGGAGACACCAAGTGTTAAACCTGCCCAGGTACCTATAATAGCAACTAATAATGTTGCCAAGACTACCCCTGCTAAAAAAGGAGACAGATAATTCATAACAAAGATAGGCAAGACTTGTTCGGATGGTGTATTTGGAAAATTAGCCCGCATAAATAAACCAACCAATATGCCTCCTATACCAAGCGGGGGAATCATAAAAGCAGAAATTAATGCTCCAGTACGGGCTTTAGCAAGGCTCTTGGCGGAAAGAACAGCCTGAATATAAGTTTGGGTAGAGAGTACTCCTACCAGTAGTGAAAACCCCGCCGCAAAATCCTGGTTGAAACTACGGCCAAACAGTGAAAACCAGGGGTATATTGGGAAATGAGCTGTTAACCCGGCCCAACCACCTACCATTTTATAAGCAAATACACCACAGACAATGGTAGCCAGGTAAAGTAAACCCAATTTTGCCACTCCAACTAGTCCCGCACCCCAAACTCCACCGAAAAATACATAAGCTAGTACCAATAACACACTTATCAAGGCAGCCAAGCTCGGATTAATTTGCAACATAGCAGTAAGCAGCGCTACTGCCGAAAGTCCTTGCGCAACAATATTCAGAAAAATACCGGCGGAAGATAAAATACTTGAAATTGGACCAATACGATGGCCATATACACTAACAAGGTACTGGGGCATTGTTTCTATATTTCTATCATATAACTTCCAGGCTAAGCCAAGCCCAAGCACGGCGCAAGCAATACCTCCACCCAGGGTGAACCACCAGGCGCAAAAACCAAAATTGAAAGCCAACTGTGCCGTACCTATAGTAGAGGAACCACCGACCATAGTACCCATAATCGTCCCCGCCACCACTGCCTCATTAACCCGGCCTCCACCAAGGGAAAAATCCTTTGGGGATTTAACCATACTACCGGCGTATATTCCGATTGCGATGATTGCTAAAAGCGTAATTACAATCCCGGCAATGTGACCGGCCGTCAGTAACAAATTCATTCTTTAACCATATCCCTTCCCTGTAATCTAATATTCTTAAAATGCTTGTTGTTAAACTTTTCATAACAACTGCAAACATATTGAACCGGTTTAAAAGATAATTTCATGGATTTTTACCTCTTCTTAAAGAGACGAGTTTAACTTTTGTTCTTAGAAAGTTGAGTTAATAATAATATATCTATGCATATTTTTCTAATGCATGTTATTGAGATGTTTCGGGCTATTTCATAGTTAATATCTATATTTTAATATAACCCATAGTAATTTATATGGTTTATATGGATTAATATGGACGTATTTATAGATAATATCTATGGATAAAACTCTTTATATTCGCTATATGCATGCCCCTTGGTTATTTCAGTTGATTATATGGGCAATATCTATAGATTTTGATATACTTAATTTAGACTGAATTTCATGCTAAAGGGTGAGCAAAATGAATCTTTACCAGCTTTACTATTTCAGAACTCTAGCTAAGCTAGAGCACTACACAAAAGCTGCCGAAAAGCTTTCCTTAACCCAACCCAGTCTTAGTCATGCAATTTCAGCTTTAGAAAGTGAGCTAGGAGTTCCATTATTTAAAAAGCAAGGTCGTAATGTTGTATTAACAAAACATGGGAAGTTATTTTTGCCATATGTGGAAAATGCATTAAGGGAGGTGGAAGAGGGCACTAAAAAAATTAAAGAAATGTCTAGCGATACAAACGGTATAATTAGTATAGGATTTACCTATACAATTAGCTCTCATTTCATACCCAACTTAATCACCAACTTTTTAAAAGTTAATGAGCATAAGAATATAAAAATTTTTTTACATGAAGGCGGGACTACGAAGGAAGACTGTACTTCTGATTTAATCAACGGTTTGAAGGATGAAAAATTCGATCTGATTTTTGTTTCTTTAAAACATAAAGATCTGAACGTAGAGTTTATTCCTATATATGAGCAAGAATTCGTTGCCCTTCTACCATATGATTGTCCTCTTGCTGGTAAATCCACGATTGATTTAGAGGATACAAAACCCTATCAGTTAATACATTACGCAGCAAAAAATGGGTTAAAACAAGAGATTAACCGTCTTTTTTCAATGGTTAATATGGTTCCCGAGGTTTGCTGTGAGGTAGAAGATGAAACCTCTATGGCTGGGTTGGTTGCAGCCAGTATTGGCATAGCCATTGTTCCATATAGCCCGACTTTCAATAGCTTTCATATTAAAATTCGTCCAATTAGTAATCCTTTGGTTACAAGACTGATTTATCTTGGCTATATAAAAAATCGTCACCTAACATTGCCTGTTGAGCGATTCAAAAATTATATTCTTAATAATTGCATGAACAAAAAGTTTCGTGTGAATAGGTTAAACTGGTCTTATTACCCAGATAATGAACAAGTCAAATAACCTGATAGTGTTCGGTTAACTAGTTTGTTATTATAGTAAAGGTGGAGATTTTCCAGCAGTTTATGCAGGAAAATCTCCACCTTAATCTTTACGAACCCTAATTACACATAACATAAATATCAAAATATACTTGCGACGGTTTAAACAGACCCCATCTGCTAATTTTACCACACCCAGTTAGCCACTCACTCTAATAGTGAGATCGGTTTAAGCCAGATGCGGCAGTGCCCTCCTCATTACTTTCCTACTTTAGATTCCCAGGGGGTTAATGCAAAGCAACTGGAGTATTATCCGGCATTTATGAATAATTTCCAAGTTTGCTTTGCATAACGGATACTTTGCATAAGAGGGGGGATGCAAAGCTTAGCATATTCGCCCTGGGTCCCTTTTAGCCAGCCTATCGGATATCTTTATATTATTGTTTTTGGACAACTAAAATATGTTCTCAATTTCACTAATAAGGTTATGTACGGTGAAGTATTCAAGGCTATTTTAGATAGGAAAACTTGGTTGATATTCATTACTTGAACCAACACTTTCTTTCTCATGCAATACTTTCTTTTTCTTGCAACACTTTCTTTTGCATGGTTTCCGGCAAAAGGGCTACGGCTATTAACCCCAATGCAAACACCGCCGGCGTAATTTCCAACCCAACTTTCAAACCATAATACTGCCCTATAAGACCCACTGTAAAAGGAGCTAAAACCGAACCCAATCTTCCTATATTGAAGCAGAATCCTCCAGCCAGTGCACGAAATCTTTCCGGGAACAATTCACCATAATAAGCGCCCATAACGCCAAACACACCACCGAAACCAAAACCGACCACAGCGCCCCACCAAAATAGTACTTCGTTGGGTAATATCAGATACATAATAACGGAGACCATATCAAACAAAAAGCAAATCGCCATAACTTTTTTTCTACCAATTTTATCAGCTAGAGAAGACCACGCTTGATAACCTATAAACATTCCAATGTACATGACAATTGTGAAATTTGCCATTCTCTCAACGCTTAATCCTCTAACTGTCTTTAAATAAGTTGGAACCCATGAACTAACACCCCAGTAACCTCCCATATTGGCTACATTCAACAAGGTTGCCAAAATGGTGATTTTTGCAATCCCTCCTTTGAAAAGAACACCAACGCCAATTTTTTCTTTTACTACGTTTTTTTCAGCATTTAGTTCATCAGTTTCGTCAGCCGGGATTGCAAAATAACAATAAATAGCCACAAGAATCGATGTTGAACCCACCAGGAAAAGAATCCGCCAGTCTACACTTAAAGAAAATCTTCCTAGAATTGCCGCGGCAATTCCTCCGAGTGCAAATGTACTTAACATGAAAGAGTTTGCTCTTGCACGGTATTCTGCATTCCAGTGTTTAGTTAATAGTGCGACTGCAGGCCCCCAGACGCCCCCAATACCAAAACCTGTAAAAAACCTTAATACCATCCAACTACCAAAGTGCGTAATAAAGATAACAGGGAATGTTGCAATTCCAAACCATACTAAACTCAAGATTATGGCGAATTTTCTCCCTTTATTTTCAGCAACTACTCCCAGTACAATACTGCCTACCATGGCGCCGATCATACTTACAGAAGACAATAAGCCCCCTTGGGACAATGAAATCCCAAGTACGTTGATGATGACGGGCATCGCAATGGACAGAATAATCAAGTCATAACTATCATAAAAATAGGAAAGAAATGTAGCCGCTAAAACCTGCCATCTTTGCGGTGTCCCAGATTGACTTTGCGAGACATTTACAGTATCTTGCATTTATATCTTTCCTCCTACTAAATTTTTGTAATAACAGCAGATAAGGAATTTTTCTAAAGAGCCTGGCAATTCTTATCTCTCGTCATTGTAACGTAGAAGTCCTATATTTTGCAGTCCTCTGATAAACTCATCCGGAATAAAGAACTTTAGTCCATAATTGTCCCGGAAAAACCAATCAATGTAAGTGAAAAGTTCTCCTTTACTAATATTCATTTTTTGACAACACCAGGGGTCAAAGTAAGCTGTATAGTTTCTAAACTCAGGATATTCATAGTAACGAAACATTTTTAGCCAATTTTGAGCTGCAAAAGGCCCTAAAATAGCTACATAGCTGTTTTCCGCTGCAGCTTCTTCTGCCGCAGCCGGCAACCATGCAGGAGAAAAAGCCAATTGCAACCGGTACTTTTTCCCCGACCATACTAAAAGATACTCTGCTCCATCTATCGCTT encodes:
- a CDS encoding VOC family protein, which produces MDVKFAHTNIVAKDWQKLAQFYINVFGCEPVYPERDFGGAWFDQITNLKSARVRGVHLRLPGYVDGPTLEIFTYNKQIERNEATSINKPGFAHIAFLVEDIRLICDKLLKNGGSMLGEIAKIKISGVGVLTIAYARDPEGNIVEVQNWN
- a CDS encoding LysR substrate-binding domain-containing protein; translation: MNLYQLYYFRTLAKLEHYTKAAEKLSLTQPSLSHAISALESELGVPLFKKQGRNVVLTKHGKLFLPYVENALREVEEGTKKIKEMSSDTNGIISIGFTYTISSHFIPNLITNFLKVNEHKNIKIFLHEGGTTKEDCTSDLINGLKDEKFDLIFVSLKHKDLNVEFIPIYEQEFVALLPYDCPLAGKSTIDLEDTKPYQLIHYAAKNGLKQEINRLFSMVNMVPEVCCEVEDETSMAGLVAASIGIAIVPYSPTFNSFHIKIRPISNPLVTRLIYLGYIKNRHLTLPVERFKNYILNNCMNKKFRVNRLNWSYYPDNEQVK
- a CDS encoding MFS transporter; amino-acid sequence: MQDTVNVSQSQSGTPQRWQVLAATFLSYFYDSYDLIILSIAMPVIINVLGISLSQGGLLSSVSMIGAMVGSIVLGVVAENKGRKFAIILSLVWFGIATFPVIFITHFGSWMVLRFFTGFGIGGVWGPAVALLTKHWNAEYRARANSFMLSTFALGGIAAAILGRFSLSVDWRILFLVGSTSILVAIYCYFAIPADETDELNAEKNVVKEKIGVGVLFKGGIAKITILATLLNVANMGGYWGVSSWVPTYLKTVRGLSVERMANFTIVMYIGMFIGYQAWSSLADKIGRKKVMAICFLFDMVSVIMYLILPNEVLFWWGAVVGFGFGGVFGVMGAYYGELFPERFRALAGGFCFNIGRLGSVLAPFTVGLIGQYYGLKVGLEITPAVFALGLIAVALLPETMQKKVLQEKESIA
- a CDS encoding sodium:solute symporter family protein, translated to MNLLLTAGHIAGIVITLLAIIAIGIYAGSMVKSPKDFSLGGGRVNEAVVAGTIMGTMVGGSSTIGTAQLAFNFGFCAWWFTLGGGIACAVLGLGLAWKLYDRNIETMPQYLVSVYGHRIGPISSILSSAGIFLNIVAQGLSAVALLTAMLQINPSLAALISVLLVLAYVFFGGVWGAGLVGVAKLGLLYLATIVCGVFAYKMVGGWAGLTAHFPIYPWFSLFGRSFNQDFAAGFSLLVGVLSTQTYIQAVLSAKSLAKARTGALISAFMIPPLGIGGILVGLFMRANFPNTPSEQVLPIFVMNYLSPFLAGVVLATLLVAIIGTWAGLTLGVSTMLTKDIYKRFIRVHAGDQEVLKVQRILIFVISVLAIFFVAGSLKSMIMGWSFLSMGLRGCAVLFPLLGAAFFPHHVTPPAGIAAALIGPLVDLIWHFAFPKGLDPLYVGLLASFLAILLISMFSKRNKIESTSPHGL